One genomic region from Phragmites australis chromosome 1, lpPhrAust1.1, whole genome shotgun sequence encodes:
- the LOC133929082 gene encoding probable gamma-secretase subunit PEN-2 yields the protein MEARVAGVPEDEESGLLPRPSAAGRRPSSGAPRFRPPPAVWATVDGPLGLPLEEAEGHARRFFLWGFACLPFLWAINCCYFWPVLRSPAGSSPAAFAPIRPYVVRSAIGFTAFSVVLITWATTFIVGGERLFGPVWNDLVMYNVADKLGISGFMG from the exons ATGGAGGCGAGGGTTGCAGGAGTGCCCGAAGACGAGGAGTCCGGCCTCCTCCCCCGTCCgtccgccgccggccgccgtccaTCCTCCGGCGCCCCCCGCTTCCGGCCTCCGCCGGCGGTCTGGGCGACGGTGGACGGCCCCCTGGGGCTGCCGCTGGAGGAGGCGGAGGGCCACGCTCGGCGCTTCTTCCTGTGGGGGTTTGCGTGCCTCCCCTTCCTCTGGGCCATCAACTGCTGCTACTTTTGGCCCGTCCTCCGCTCCCCGGCCGGCTCCTCCCCCGCCGCCTTCGCCCCCATCCGCCCCT ATGTTGTGCGATCCGCGATTGGCTTTACCGCCTTCTCTGTGGTTCTGATCACCTGGGCCACGACTTTTATTGTTGGAGGTGAGCGATTGTTCGGACCAGTGTGGAATGATCTGGTAATGTACAATGTCGCTGACAAGCTTGGCATCTCTGGATTCATGGGATAG
- the LOC133929073 gene encoding NAD(P)H-quinone oxidoreductase subunit O, chloroplastic-like yields the protein MEALAATPRALFPRTSPPALIPTARGTSSARRRCAAPVRASAAAAEPAGEEKPAAPKPAAAGDGAASPAPAPKKILKKKPVYSMKKGQIVRVDKDKYLNSINYLSVGHPPFYKGLDYIYQDRGEVLDIRVFETGEYALIAWVGIPTPPAWLPTYMLIKSDKLDYERI from the exons ATGGAAGCTCTCGCCGCGACGCCTCGGGCCCTCTTCCCGCGCACGTCCCCGCCGGCATTAATCCCAACGGCGAGAGGGACGTCATCGGCCCGGCGTCGATGCGCCGCTCCTGTCAGGgcctctgccgccgccgccgagccggCCGGGGAGGAGAAGCCGGCTGCTCCCAAACCAGCCGCGGCCGGGGATGGCGCTGCCTCGCCAGCGCCAGCGCCCAAGAAGATACTGAAGAAGAAGCCAGTCTACTCGA TGAAGAAAGGGCAGATTGTGCGTGTCGACAAAGACAAGTACTTGAACAGCATCAAT TACCTGTCAGTGGGACATCCACCCTTTTACAAGGGGCTAGACTACATATACCAAGACCGCGGCGAG GTTTTGGACATAAGAGTCTTTGAAACCGGAGAATACGCCCTG ATCGCGTGGGTGGGGATTCCGACACCACCGGCATGGCTACCAACTTACATGCTCATCAAG TCGGACAAGCTCGACTACGAGAGAATATGA